The DNA segment agcatgtcatctatataaacttccATGTTACGCCCGATCAAGTGTTCGAACATGGTATTTACCAGACGCTGATAGGTAGCTCCAGCATTtttcaacccaaacggcattacaTCATAACAATAAATTCCTCGATCAGTGATGAAACTTGCTTTTTCCTGGTCTTTTGGCGCTAGGCCGATCTGATTGTATCCTTGATATGCATCAAGAAAAGTGAGCAGCTCGCATCCTGCTGTCGAATCGACTAAAAAGTCAATTCGAGGGAGTGGAAACGGATCTTTGGGACATGCTTTGTTGAGATCAGTGAAATCTATATACAAACGCCACTTTCCTCCAGGTTTCGGTACTAAAACCACATTTGCAAGCCAATCTGGGTATGAAACTGGCCTGATGTACTTTGCCACTAAGAGTTTCTCCACTTCCGCGGCTATATGCCGATTTTTCTCTGGACCAAAtgctcttttcttttgcttcaccGGTCTCATTTTCGGATCAACACGGAGGTGATGAAGCGCATATTCATGAGGTATTCTTGGAAGATGCTCATCACCCCAAGCAAACACGTCCAAATTGCGaccaagaaaatttttcaacttCTCTTCCAGCTCAGGAGGTAATTCGGTCCCGATCTTTAGGGTTTTCTTGGGATCAGTTGGAATGATTGCCACATGTTTCAGAGTTTCGGTTGCTGTTATTCTCTCTTTGCTCTGGGCTTCTTCATCCACCAAATGTATTCCGTTTTCACGTAAAATTTTTCCAGGTTTCAGTGCTCTTTCCTCACTAGAAACTTGTCTTTTACGATTTCCTGATGAACCCCGCAATGTCACCGCATGACATTCTCTGGCTAGACGATGGTCACCAATGGCTTCTCCTACTCCTCCTGGAGTCGGAAACTTCAGCTTCATGTGATATGTCGATCTGATGGCTTGGAATATATTGAGACTTGGTCGTCCCAATACCACATTGTATGCAGATGAAGCCTTTACTACAAGGAATTTCATCATTTTAGTAGACCTTTTGGGGTAAGAACCCAAGGAAAGAGGAAGCGTTACTTCTCCCAAAGCTTCAACTATTTCTCCGGAAAATCCAACTAGTGGAGTGTTGACTGGAGCTAACTGTGCATTACTAATACCCAACTTCATGAATGcatcatgaaaaattatgtcgGCTGAACTTCCTGAATCCACTAGAATTTTCTTTACCCAAAAATTGGAGATTGTGGCTGAGATAATTAAAGCATCATTATGGGTGCCCCGAGGGTTCTCCAGATCTTTGTCACTGAATGATAATCCCTCTTGGATGGTTCCAATTTCATATATCGACAAGGATGTGGGGCTAGATAAATTGTTGGTTCCTTTTGCTGCCCGCAGAAGAGCTTTTCTTTCATTGTTCGAGTCGCCACAAGCAGGCCCCCAGTGATTACGGCGATTACCCCTCCTGAGGGCAAATTTTCATCAGCTCGTTCATGTTGTTTCCCAGTTTCATCATGTCGCTTTTGATAGTCACATTTTGGTTGTTCGTCCCGACGCCTGTCATCTCTATTCTCACCGCGGGACTTGTCCACAAAATTTCCCAAATGCCCGCgttttatgagtttttcaatTTCTGCTCGCAAACTGAAGCAATCTTCTGTAGTATGACCTTTATCTTTATGAAAATGGCAGTACTTGTCCGAACGCTGGCGCTTTGGGTTATTTTGCATTGGGCGAGGGGGACGCAACAACCCTTGTTTTTCAGCCACTACCAGTATATCGGTCAGACGTGCATTGAGGGGTGTATTTTGGAGGCGGGGGCTCTGTGTTGTTCGCTTCTCGTCTCGCTTTCTAATATCTGATTTAtcttcttctctctttcttttattcaaGTAGTGTGGCTCTACAGATTCTTCAACCCGTATGTATTTCTCAGCTCTTTCCAATAATTCCTCTAAGTTTTTGGGCGGCCTTCTCGCTATTGATTCTTTGAACTTCCGATGGCGCAAGTTTTGTTGCATTATTCTAGCTAAAAAATCATGGTTCACGTGTAAGACTTCGTGCACCGCATGAGTAAATCGCCGAACATAGTCCCTCAAACATTCTCCATCTTTTTGAATGACTGTGAACAAATATGCTGCTGTTTTTgggtattttttgttaattgagaattgctGGATGAAGCAGTCAGTAAGTTGCTACAAATTGGCAATAGATCCAGAGGGTAACTTGTTGAACCATGTGAGTGCTCTTCCTGATAATGTTGTTCGGAAAATTTTACAGTATGCAGTATTTGTGATATCATACAAATCTGCTTTCGCGTAGAATTTGTCAATATGGTCTTGGGGGTCACTCgttccatcgaactcaggtaAGCTGGGGATTTTGACTCCCTTTGGTAATGCTTCAGATAATATGTCATCAGTGAAGGGGCTTCGACGTGACGGCAAAATTGCGGACATATTCTCTCCAGTTACATGTGTGCGAGATCCATCCTTCCGAGCTGGATTAGTGATCTTGTTTTCGCCAAAAATGTCATGAACTATGTGAATACTTGCTTCACCGTCTTTctgagtagtatttttcttggtcccCCCTTGATCTTTATCATTCACTTTAGACTTATCTTTATTTGGGTCTCCGTTATTAGGGTCAAGAGATGACGAGCCTTCAGTCTGAGCCTTTTTCTTGCTGCTTTTGCACTTGCGGGTTTCTAGGTACTGAGCAACTGCATATTTTGCTGCGAGTGCTGCTGTGTTTTCCATTAGCGCAGTCAAGTCTTCACGGGTGAGAGTAATACTCGGCGGTGCGTTTCCATTGTTAATATTTCCTTGAGAcatttttgaagtaatatgtGTTCTCAATGACGTAGTGAACGGTTTCCCACGgacggcgccaagctgatgtagccaaaaatcacttgtactCAACACGTTGCTTTCGCAAAGTCCGGAGTATGAATAAATCCTTGTACGTTCCCTTGGaagatcttcagtgggttgttcctacgtcacaaacaaagtcagaggagccgggagggttcccggcgaaggcactccgacgctcaagtcagttattactcaatgaataataatcgagagtagagcgatatagtgctaaagaaagtgtgtaccttaataatgaggtgacttgagctatttatagatattcggagagTTTCACGGGCTTGAGCCTTGTATGGGCTTTTTTAGAATTCAAAGTCTGcttgatttaaatatatataatatttaaataagcttgggcctcaaaaatatttggagtggaccttcatgattgggctcaggcccagttgaatttttaggtgtaacctatcaACAACCTTTTCCTtactttgtttttaaaaaaattatatacacATAAAATGAACCAGTCAGTCACTTTCTCCCTTAAGTGGTGAAACAACCAATCAACATCTTTCCTTTTCTATAGAGATAATGAGAATCCCATGTGAATGAAATTTTTAGCATTTTTGTGGgacaaaataattgaatataattGTGAGAAACAATATATAACAGTGAGGAGAAGGAATGAAAACAGTTTACTAATGGAACTATTGCTATAGGTACATTTTAGGTTGTATTTAGGATGCCAATTTTCCTTATCGAGGATAACAGaaaataaaaaaccaaaaaaatgtaATTAGATTCAAGGGtaattttgtaatttattaTGCAAAATATAAACTAATTAAGTGTTACAAAAAATGtacatcgagaatttttcattcTCAGTGATAGATGGAGGGTACTAATTTTGACATTACTCCCACAGCACAGATTGACAGTGACAATGCGGAGGATTGAGCACACCAGTGTTTGATTGCTCTTTGCTCATGTTCCATTTAAACTATATTTGCATGCGTGCCTCGAGAATTATTTGTTGGTTCCACAAGCAAGTAATTatctcacatatatatatatatatatatagattgatTGGAATttagaatatttatatattcgatatcataatttttttttaattatttgaggAAAATATGTGATATAATAAACGTGGAAATTCTTAATCTTGATTTTGTCgaaaaatgatgtcttttaCATTCATTGCATGTGTTTACTGAATCATACTTTCAAAATATAGtactttaaattaaatactaatatttgcttttttgttttaaaaaatctaaaatGAACCACCAAGCAGTGAAGTaagattgaattttatttcgggaaaaaaaaaaaaccaaacattttccaaaaaaaatatagaaacaAAATTTAGATAGCTAATAAATTTtatgagttatttattttgtcTTCAAGTCGTGGTTTCTAGCTAGCTAGAGTCTCTCGAGTACAAACATATCCGTGATTTATTGGAATATCCAATTACCAGTCTTCTCCTATCATAAATTTCGGAgtataagatctttttgaattaaaaaatcAAACTATTTACCCTGAGTAAATTAAGTATTCCTTATTAGTTTGTTGAGCTTAGATCGGCGAACAGTGTAAcacattttgtttttttgtttttgttttttttcttcttcccccttcatcttttgTGGTCGAGTTTATGTTACGctctatattaaaatataattttttttttttttttgtaatggaGTATATGCCATACTTGAATATAaacaatgttctaaaaagcttGATTAAGTCTTGCTTAAACTTTAAACTTCTCTAAAACGCTTTGTTTCGTCCAAAagcggtaaaaaaaaaaaaagcggtCAAACATAGGTTGACAATGTCAAGTGTCATTAAATACACTTAAATGTGATTTTTCTAAAAaccaaaattgattaataaaACGAAAATAGATAATAAATTAGCGTTTTTACTAGTGAGTGATTGTTAGCAATGTTAGAAATGTATAATATTGTATGGTTAAGTGTAGCGATGATGTGAATGCAGTATATATTGAGGGATTTTACGGCTAATGTTTTAAATTAAAccaattaatttagtttatgtTCGATGACACGAGATATGAAACGAATGATGAAATAAATTGAATTAGAATCTCACAAATAATTAATGCATTACACTTGGTTTGTTTGAGATGACTAAAATTATAGTTTAAATTAAAAACGTTTCGCTTAATCTCGCAGTAATCGCGCTTAAACTTAAAAAGTTTGAAACTTGACTCTGCCGCTTCACGATTTTTAAAACCTTGAAAAAAAGTTAAACAAGTAGGAAGCTTTAATTAATCGAAGTAGACCCGGCCCCTTGTTTTACATGACATAGATCTTACATATGATCCTTCCCAAACACTTTTACCACTGCTCTCAAGGCCTCTCATACAGAAGGATAGATGAGCCTAGAAGAGTCAGTGTTGAGCTGTCTCTCACCACCAGTACCTTTTCCATGTCGTCTCACTACTGGATAAGCTAGGCAAAAAATGAAGGACTCATTTTCAAGAAACCACCGCAAGGTTTCTTGATCAAGCCCTACGTACGTACTCATCAAAAGCACCATCTGCAGTCGCCGAGTCTTAGAGCTTTGAATCCGGGTGGAGCTGCAGGATACATATTAGGCCAACACCAGTTTTTTTCACAAAGGGGAACCCTTCAGTCCAGAAACACTCCTTCGGTTCGTGCTTGGATTGATCCAATTGCAGATGCTGATCATAATCAGCACCCACCAATTACGCCTGTGGATACATCATCAATGTCCAGCATTGGATTCGCCTCTGGAGAAGAAGGTGGATTCCCAGAGTTTCACGTTCCTTCACGAATTCAAGAGAAGCAATTTGGCTACTCTTAACAATATTCCATCCTCTGATTCTCGCCATCAAGTTTAACTTAACTCATCAAGCCAAGCCTGAATTCCTCTCTTTTTCTGTTGTCTCGATCGAGTACTTTAAAAGTCAGTGTATTGTTAGATTAAATGCACTTTTGAAGGACTCACATTAATATAAATAAACCAAAAGTTGTCAATGCTCATTGTTTTAGCTGTTATGCTGTGATCTGGACTGGACTGGAGAAGCAGAGGGGGGAAGCTGGATTAATGATTTCAGGTTTAATTTTGTGAGCCCGGTTCGCCACAATGTCTTAGTTGAGTCTTTTCCTAGCTTCAAGTTTGATACCCcatgaaattattttaacccgAACCCGTTAATTATGGGTTTATAAGGGTTGGCTCAATTATGGggttattatttataaaggatACGCCCAAATTCTTACAGGGTAGGGCATGTACAGGCCTGGGCTGTAGTTAACAGGGTAACCCGAGTTGTTGTCTAATGGACCGACCCGAGCTGGGGTCTAATGAACCGACCCGAGCTGGGGTATATTGGGCCGATTTGAGCTATGGTCTAATGGGCTTGGTATGTTTCCTAATTTATATAGGACTCGGTTATGTTGGAGATAAGCTTGACCATTGCACAGATATGAATGAGATATGGATAAACTCAAGAACGGACCAATGAATGAAGAGTCCTACTTcaggacatgttataattcgactaggtaacttactctatttttcctataaatacaggtactgttacgactcattattcattattcactaCTCATTATTCATTACGCATTCACGTGCACTTGCGCACCCATACTCTCTCGTTTttgcattaatcataccctctgccttcaagacactgactttagcatcggaggggtcacgccgaaaacactttcggcgccccttgacctagctgttgcttgtgcagaaCTAGGtgatacccgacccgacctgctttCTAAAGGATTtagaggatccattctaccagaccgaacccgaggtaaaatttcgacatcatcaattggcgccatctgtgggaatttgaagaaaaagagtttcgaTGGCTAATCAGAATGGAGATCACCCAAATTTAGAGGTATTAGTAGCTCAGGCTGTTCAAAGGGCTTTTGCAGAAAGAGCAGGGGCCAATCCACTGCACATTGATCATAATGCCCACCTCGATGAAATCAGAAAGTTGAAGGAGGAGATGGAGCAGTTAAGGAAAAAACAGTCCGGGTACCTATCTACCACAACAAGAAACATTCCTTTTACTCAGGAGATATTGGACGCCGACCTCCCCAATTAGTTTAAATTGCCTCA comes from the Henckelia pumila isolate YLH828 chromosome 1, ASM3356847v2, whole genome shotgun sequence genome and includes:
- the LOC140874455 gene encoding transcription factor TCP3-like; this translates as MKDSFSRNHRKSPSLRALNPGGAAGYILGQHQFFSQRGTLQSRNTPSVRAWIDPIADADHNQHPPITPVDTSSMSSIGFASGEEGGFPEFHVPSRIQEKQFGYS